A window from Purpureocillium takamizusanense chromosome 3, complete sequence encodes these proteins:
- a CDS encoding uncharacterized protein (COG:S~EggNog:ENOG503PD7Y~TransMembrane:6 (o17-39i51-73o93-117i129-151o180-202i214-236o)): protein MARDFPESAEAAEWRQLLAGVSIGFGSFATIAFLMRVFASRMVSAKVRLDDVLMGCAVLLMWGDVAAVLLKAFNGVGVAAQDLPHYRQIRFNIGSWLVTKFWATSQACVKLSIIIFIRRVLGLTRPVVLALKVVFASVVVWGIFAVLYTTFMCRPVSFYWDRTIPGGSCIPNEQYESLNIFSAIVAAVADITILIIPTPTIWRLRIRRKQKIAVQVVLCVGLIVCIFSALRVVQFFTFNTNHLSTSTAGQSLWTILENELSILCGCMPQMAPLFRRVLRSGPAPSGASAASGAGAGNGYSAAYDSSATTPGGAGKKSVIQTTVKGLHHGRGEASRPNHHHHHNRAMVDDDLERASDSSEMELNSIAVRTAIDQEVSAGGGHEESLSHHSGSTVARM from the exons ATGGCCAGGGACTTCCCCGAgtccgccgaggcggccgagtggcggcagctgctcgcgggCGTGAGCATCGGGTTCGGGTCCTTCGCCACGATTGCGTTCCTGATGCGCGTCTTCGCCTCGCGGATGGTGTCGGCCAAggtgcgcctcgacgacgtgctgaTGGGCTGCGCGGTGCTGCTCATGTGGGGggacgtggcggccgtgTTGTTGA AGGCCTTCaacggcgtgggcgtcgccgcacAAGACTTGCCGCACTACCGGCAGATACGATTCAACATT GGCTCGTGGCTCGTGACAAAGTTCTGGGCCACGTCGCAGGCATGCGTCAAGCtgtccatcatcatcttcatccgGCGCGTGCTGGGCCTGACgcggcccgtcgtcctcgccctcaaggTCGTCTTcgcgagcgtcgtcgtctggggcATCTTCGCCGTCCTCTACACCACCTTCATGTGCCGCCCCGTCTCCTTCTACTGGGACCGCACCATCCCCGGCGGCTCGTGCATCCCCAACGAGCAGTACGAGAGCCTCAACATCTTTagcgccatcgtcgccgccgtcgccgacatcaccatcctcatcatccccACGCCTACCATATGGAGGCTCCGCATCCGCCGCAAGCAAAAGATTGCCGTCCAGGTGGTCTTGTGCGTGGGCCTCAT TGTTTGTATATTCAGCGCTCTGCGTGTCGTCCAGTTCTTTACCTTTAATACGAACCATCTATCGA CCTCGACCGCGGGCCAGAGCCTGTGGACCATCCTCGAGAACGAGCTCTCCATCCTCTGCGGCTGCATGCCCCAGATGGCGCCCCTTTTCCGCCGGGTGCTTCGCAGCGGGCCCGCCCCAtcgggcgcctcggcggccagcggcgccggcgccggcaacggctACTCGGCCGCGTACGACTCGTCGGCCACCAcgccgggcggcgccggtaAGAAGAGCGTCATCCAGACGACGGTCAAGGGGCTgcaccacggccgcggcgaggcgtcgcgcccgaaccaccaccaccaccacaaccgcgccatggtcgacgacgacctggaGAGGGCGAGCGACTCGTCCGAGATGGAGCTCAACAGCATCGCCGTGCGCACGGCCATCGACCAGGAAGTGTCGGCTGGCGGGGGTCACGAGGAGTCCTTGTCCCATCATTCGGGGTCGACGGTGGCTCGCATGTAA
- a CDS encoding uncharacterized protein (COG:S~EggNog:ENOG503PD7Y~TransMembrane:6 (o17-39i51-73o93-117i129-151o180-202i214-236o)) yields MARDFPESAEAAEWRQLLAGVSIGFGSFATIAFLMRVFASRMVSAKVRLDDVLMGCAVLLMWGDVAAVLLKAFNGVGVAAQDLPHYRQIRFNIGSWLVTKFWATSQACVKLSIIIFIRRVLGLTRPVVLALKVVFASVVVWGIFAVLYTTFMCRPVSFYWDRTIPGGSCIPNEQYESLNIFSAIVAAVADITILIIPTPTIWRLRIRRKQKIAVQVVLCVGLIVCIFSALRVVQFFTFNTNHLSSKYSPLYSVFAHHLSDWQLTFCSPLPLISLDRGPEPVDHPRERALHPLRLHAPDGAPFPPGASQRARPIGRLGGQRRRRRQRLLGRVRLVGHHAGRRR; encoded by the exons ATGGCCAGGGACTTCCCCGAgtccgccgaggcggccgagtggcggcagctgctcgcgggCGTGAGCATCGGGTTCGGGTCCTTCGCCACGATTGCGTTCCTGATGCGCGTCTTCGCCTCGCGGATGGTGTCGGCCAAggtgcgcctcgacgacgtgctgaTGGGCTGCGCGGTGCTGCTCATGTGGGGggacgtggcggccgtgTTGTTGA AGGCCTTCaacggcgtgggcgtcgccgcacAAGACTTGCCGCACTACCGGCAGATACGATTCAACATT GGCTCGTGGCTCGTGACAAAGTTCTGGGCCACGTCGCAGGCATGCGTCAAGCtgtccatcatcatcttcatccgGCGCGTGCTGGGCCTGACgcggcccgtcgtcctcgccctcaaggTCGTCTTcgcgagcgtcgtcgtctggggcATCTTCGCCGTCCTCTACACCACCTTCATGTGCCGCCCCGTCTCCTTCTACTGGGACCGCACCATCCCCGGCGGCTCGTGCATCCCCAACGAGCAGTACGAGAGCCTCAACATCTTTagcgccatcgtcgccgccgtcgccgacatcaccatcctcatcatccccACGCCTACCATATGGAGGCTCCGCATCCGCCGCAAGCAAAAGATTGCCGTCCAGGTGGTCTTGTGCGTGGGCCTCAT TGTTTGTATATTCAGCGCTCTGCGTGTCGTCCAGTTCTTTACCTTTAATACGAACCATCTATCGAGCAAGTACTCCCCTCTTTACTCTGTATTTGCCCACCACCTCTCCGACTGGCAGCTGACGTTCTgttccccccttcccctcaTCAGCCTCGACCGCGGGCCAGAGCCTGTGGACCATCCTCGAGAACGAGCTCTCCATCCTCTGCGGCTGCATGCCCCAGATGGCGCCCCTTTTCCGCCGGGTGCTTCGCAGCGGGCCCGCCCCAtcgggcgcctcggcggccagcggcgccggcgccggcaacggctACTCGGCCGCGTACGACTCGTCGGCCACCAcgccgggcggcgccggtaA
- a CDS encoding uncharacterized protein (EggNog:ENOG503NXT7~COG:C), which translates to MSAAHPPAKQTAIVGLDDGNIGLRRDAPVPLPQQQLADDMILVRNVAVALSSMDAKLVATTTTITPGAIAGMDFAGEVVALGSNVRTAAPIRVGDRVCGAVPGMHAPSSPEMVGAFAEYTVAADITTMKIPGYMSFEAGASLGSGLGAVGMALFQSLDVPGTPKRPAEKPVDVLVYGGSTANGTLAMQLLKLSGLRVIATCSPHNFALVRSYGADAVFDYRAPLCTDDIRNYTHNSLRFALDCISEPETMQFCYACIGRQGGKYTALEPYPEFLHTRPNAAVVPDWVPGPAVFGKRLGWPEPSFARVPSDEQRAFVIEWFAIAQELLDGGKLKPHPLRLLPGGLDGVLHGLEQLRLKRVSGEKLVCRVQASLHENMDRILAEEPTPSGQKRYLVRYTGPEGASSSSSSSSKWVEVDKLQEKPQILHDWYKEKWWTT; encoded by the exons ATGTCAGCGGCACACCCACCAGCGAAGCAGAcggccatcgtcggccttgacgatggcaacatcgggctgcggcgagacgcccccgtgccgctgccgcagcagcagctcgccgacgacatgatCCTGGTGAGAAacgtggccgtggcgctcaGCTCCATGGACGCCAAGTTGgtggccaccaccaccaccatcactcCCGGCGCCATCGCAGGCATGGACTTTGCGGGCgaagtcgtcgccctcggctccAACGTCCGCACGGCCGCGCCCATCCGAGTGGGAGATCGCGTCTGTGGCGCGGTGCCGGGCATGCACGCGCCGTCATCCCCCGAGATGGTGGGCGCCTTCGCCGAGTATACAGTCGCCGCAGATATCACCACGATGAAGATCCCCGGCTACATGTCCTTTGAGGCCGGAGCGTCTCTCGGCAGTGGCTTGGGCGCCGTTGGCATGGCCCTATTCCAGTCCCTAGACGTACCGGGCACACCGAAGCGCCCCGCGGAGAAGCCTGTGGACGTGCTCGTGTATGGTGGCAGCACTGCGAACGGCACTCTGGCGATGCAGCTGCTCAAGCT CTCGGGGCTGCGCGTCATCGCGACTTGCTCGCCTCACAACTTCGCCCTCGTACGCTCCTACGGAGCTGATGCGGTCTTCGACTACAGAGCGCCATTATGCACTGACGATATCCGCAATTATACGCATAACTCGCTGCGCTTCGCGCTCGACTGCATCTCGGAGCCGGAGACGATGCAGTTTTGCTATGCCTGCATCGGCAGGCAAGGGGGCAAGTACACCGCGCTCGAGCCGTATCCCGAGTTCCTCCATACTCGGccaaacgccgccgtcgtgccaGACTGGGTCCCTGGGCCGGCAGTGTTCGGGAAGAGGCTCGGCTGGCCAGAGCCATCGTTTGCGCGAGTTCCcagcgacgagcagcgagcATTCGTCATCGAATGGTTCGCCATCGCACAAGAACTCCTCGACGGGGGGAAGCTAAAGCCGCATCCGCTGCGACTGCTGCCCGGCGGTCTTGACGGTGTCCTCCACGGCCTGGAGCAGCTCAGGCTGAAAAGGGTCTCgggcgagaagctcgtctGCCGCGTTCAGGCCTCCCTCCACGAGAACATGGACCGGATACTGGCCGAGGAGCCGACGCCATCAGGGCAGAAGAGGTATCTGGTGCGTTATACGGGGCCCGAGGgggccagcagcagtagcagcagcagcagcaaatgggtcgaggtcgacaaGCTTCAGGAGAAGCCACAGATTCTGCACGACTGGTACAAGGAGAAATGGTGGACCACTTGA